One region of Takifugu flavidus isolate HTHZ2018 chromosome 14, ASM371156v2, whole genome shotgun sequence genomic DNA includes:
- the usp28 gene encoding ubiquitin carboxyl-terminal hydrolase 28 isoform X1 yields MKEKGEHGQKAAATGDLVINQLREITGIQDPQVLHSALNASQGDVGLAVGLLTSQPPEVQDPGDPQESKTSDETWESQKVEVKVNSGLPEDELQTAIELSLQESHNAQQEEKDLNRVLEASAEENLARIKRMKRSEGQTDMSSPADWIRQDDWPVGIRNVGNTCWFSAVIQSLFHLPVFRRLVLNYRLSERILEKCKSHSDKRNIAFMQELRCLFALMVGSTRRFVDPSAAVELLRDAFRTSEAQQDVSEFSHKLLDWLEDAFQLAANGSDAADKQQNPMVQLFYGTFVTERKIDGKTLCNIEQFGQYPLQVNGFNNLYECLEGAMVEKEIESLHSDHSIPSGRECVYLSLQRWFKKLPPVLTFELSRFEFNTQLGRPEKIHKKLEFPPIIHMDRYLHKNIEQMHERRRDVKKLKDQLAALQQELECYRNYGSGPTKYPLADMLQFVLEFATTKPINVTAAEDPRPSSPSPSQPGQPVGEATSQDTRDTEPPEGLVSSCQRTPIYKPFTQCRPPIECPPHPAPHSITDEELHFVKTCLQRWRAEVENDINELKANIDRLSQMLESMYSDNRLCQVPYRLHAVLVHEGQASAGHYWAYIYDHANQRWMKYNDINISESSWEELERDSFGGMTNASAYCLMYIDDRLPNLITDDTDDETGQVLHGLDSLPSVLRRYVSEDNRWFQQELSEWEEQICQTASPQGESTSSAEPPAPCPDHLPQTVVEPAPQSGPPSEEPEQRPSSEPHPEPEPEQEMGDNLEHEDKQKEYTELTLPAPPKHSPSPPPDDDGSAAAVQSSQRSADVELHSQDPGDETQPKNPTPSDLHEEANVKEVLADHSHEADHHPEEPGEAAPHQEQNQEEPQDGQEGQVRQRHTENEVSEVDIPNVGRITVRADADGYNEEMMLTPAMQGVILAIAKARQTFDTEGPEAGLIKAFHEEYSRLYELSLEETSPQEDARLQHVLVYFFQNKAPKRIVERTLLEQFTDRNLSFDERAISIMREARSKLRLIKPEDMDMDEYLQWHDDYKLFRTVFVYLLTGLEHYQNRKMREALTYLTHAYEINTTLLKKGEKFAVEQTVITLFRRKCLTALNESATQLFCSGTEASVDEGVAIMDEVVIPCLHLMSRDPALSQEDQEAMERVRSHWCSCLSRSMDDLLQVKLGEFLPRVLDSSADAVVLKDPPQVHVNQAYDLCSRLAAVMESIHKSSVVAVK; encoded by the exons atgaaagaaaagggcGAACATGGACAAAAGGCGGCGGCCACG GGTGACCTGGTGATCAACCAACTGAGGGAGATCACTGGAATCCAGGATCCACAGGTTCTCCATAGTGCCCTGAAT GCCAGTCAGGGGGACGTGGGACTTGCTGTAGGGCTGCTGACCAGCCAGCCTCCAGAAGTTCAGGATCCAGGAGATCCACAAGAGTCTAAAACCTCTGATGAGACCTGGGAGAGCCAGAAAG TAGAAGTTAAAGTTAATTCAG GACTTCCTGAAGATGAGCTGCAGACAGCGATTGAGCTCAGCCTGCAGGAATCCCACAATgctcagcaggaggagaaagaccTCAACAG GGTTTTGGAGGCCAGTGCAGAGGAGAATCTAGCCCGGAtcaagaggatgaagaggagtgaAGGTCAGACTGACATGAGTAGCCCCGCAGACTGGATCCGCCAGGACGACTGGCCCGTCGGCATCCGTAATGTGGGGAACACGTGCTGGTTCAGCGCCGTCATTCAG TCTTTGTTCCACCTGCCCGTCTTCAGGAGGTTGGTTCTCAACTACCGTCTGTCTGAGCGAATTCTGGAGAAGTGTAAGAGTCATTCT GACAAGAGGAATATCGCCTTCATGCAAGAGCTGCGCTGCCTGTTCGCCCTCATGGTTGGTTCTACCCGCAGGTTTGTGGATCCCTCAGCTGCTGTGGAGTTACTGAGGGATGCCTTCAGGACCAGCGAGGCCCAACAG GATGTGAGTGAGTTTTCCCACAAACTTCTGGACTGGCTGGAGGACGCATTTCAGCTGGCTGCCAATGGAAG TGATgctgcagacaaacagcagAATCCCATGGTCCAGCTGTTCTACGGTACCTTTGTCACGGAGAGAAAAATCGATG GTAAAACATTGTGTAACATCGAGCAGTTTGGTCAGTACCCCCTGCAGGTGAACGGGTTCAACAACCTTTACGAATGCCTGGAAGGTGCCATGGTTGAGAAGGAGATCGAGTCCCTGCATTCAGATCACAGCATCCCGTCAGGCCGCGAG TGTGTTTACTTATCTTTGCAGAGATGGTTCAAGAAATTACCGCCAGTGTTGACCTTTGAACTGTCGAGGTTTGAATTCAACACTCAGCTCGGTCGTCCTGAGAAGATCCACAAAAAGCTGGAGTTCCCACCGATCATCCACATGGACCG ATATCTTCACAAAAACATCGAACAGATGCACGAGAGGAGAAGAGACGTGAAGAAACTCAAGGATCAGCTCGCAGCACTTCAACAGGAACTTGAATG CTACAGGAACTACGGCTCAGGCCCCACCAAATACCCTCTTGCAGACATGTTACAGTTTGTTCTGGAGTTCGCCACCACTAAACCTATAAACGTAACTGCGGCTGAAGATCCGAGACCGTCTTCACCCTCACCATCTCAGCCCGGTCAACCCGTGGGTGAAGCCACTTCCCAAGACACCAG AGACACAGAACCACCAGAAGGCCTGGTGTCCAGCTGCCAGAGAACCCCTATTTACAAGCCCTTCACCCAGTGCCGACCACCCATCGAGTGCCCACCACATCCAGCTCCGCACAGCATCACCGATGAGGAGCTGCATTTCGTGAAGACCTGTCTACAGCGGTGGAGGGCTGAGGTTGAGAATGATATTAATG AGTTAAAGGCTAACATCGACAGGCTCAGCCAGATGCTGGAGAGCATGTACTCAGACAACAGACTTTGTCAG GTTCCCTACAGACTCCACGCTGTGCTCGTTCATGAAGGCCAGGCTTCAGCGGGGCATTACTGGGCCTACATCTATGACCATGCAAACCAGCGCTGGATGAAGTACAATGACATTAACATTAGCGAGTCGTCATGGGAGGAGCTTGAGCGAGACTCCTTTGGAGGAATGACCAATGCCAGTGCATACTGTCTGATGTATATAGATGACAGACTTCCCAACCTCATTACAG ATGACACAGATGATGAGACGGGTCAGGTTCTGCATGGACTGGACTCCTTGCCGTCGGTCCTCAGACGGTACGTCAGTGAAGATAACCGCTGGTTCCAGCAGGAGCTCAGTGAATGGGAGGAGCAGATCTGCCAGACGGCATCACCTCAGGGGGAGTCTACATCTTCTGCAGAGCCCCCTGCCCCCTGTCCAGACCACCTACCACAAACAGTGGTAGAACCAGCACCGCAATCGGGGCCCCCTTCTGAAGAACCAGAGCAGAGACCTTCTTCAGAGCCacatccagaaccagaaccagaacaagaAATGGGGGACAACTTGGAGCACGAAGACAAGCAAAAAG AGTATACAGAGTTAACTCTTCCAGCACCTCCAAAACACAGCCCCAGCCCTCCGCCCGATGACGACGGCAGCGCGGCAGCCGTGCAGTCCAGCCAGAGGTCAGCTGATGTGGAACTTCACTCTCAG gatcctggtgaTGAAACACAGCCCAAAAATCCGACACCGTCTGACCTCCATGAGGAGGCCAATGTCAAAGAGGTTTTGGCCGACCACAGTCATGAAGCTGACCACCATCCAGAGGAGCCTGGAGAAGCTGCGCCACATCAAGAACAAAACCAGGAGGAGCCGCAGGATGGGCAGGAGGGGCAGGTCAGGCAGCGACACACTGAAAACGAGGTGTCTGAAGTGGACATACCGAATGTGGGCCGGATCACCGTGCGAGCTGACGCTGATGGTTACAATGAAGAG ATGATGCTAACTCCAGCCATGCAGGGTGTTATTCTGGCCATCGCTAAGGCCAGACAGACTTTTGACACCGAGGGTCCAGAAGCGGGACTCATCAAG GCTTTCCACGAGGAGTACTCACGCTTGTACGAGCTCTCCCTGGAGGAGACATCTCCGCAGGAGGACGCTCGTCTGCAACACGTCCTGGTTTACTTCTTCCAGAATAAGGCACCTAAACGCATCGTTGAGAGGACTCTTCTGGAACAGTTCACAGACCGTAACCTGAGCTTTGATGAGAG GGCCATCAGCATCATGAGGGAGGCTCGATCAAAACTACGTCTGATCAAACCCGAAGACATGGACATGGATGAATACCTG CAGTGGCACGATGACTACAAACTCTTCAGAACCGTGTTTGTCTACCTGCTGACTGGACTGGAACACTACCAGAACCGGAA GATGCGTGAGGCGCTGACATACCTGACTCATGCGTATGAGATCAACACCACCCTCTTAAAGAAAGGGGAGAAATTTGCTGTTGAGCAGACTGTCATCACACTCTTTAGGAGGAAATGTCTCACG GCATTGAATGAGAGCGCGACACAGCTGTTCTGCAGTGGCACGGAAGCCAGCGTGGACGAAGGTGTCGCCATCATGGATGAGGTCGTTATTCCCTGCCTCCACCTGATGAGTAGGGATCCGGCTCTTTCCCAGGAGGATCAGGAGGCCATGGAAAGAGTCCGCAGCCACTGGTGCTCCTGTCTAAGCCGCAGCATGGACG ATTTGTTACAGGTGAAGTTGGGCGAGTTTCTCCCCAGAGTTCTGGATAGTTCTGCTGATGCTGTGGTTCTGAAAGACCCTCCTCAAGTCCATGTGAATCAGGCCTACGACCTGTGCAGCCGCCTGGCTGCCGTCATGGAGTCCATTCACAAGTCGTCTGTCGTGGCGGTCAAGTAA
- the usp28 gene encoding ubiquitin carboxyl-terminal hydrolase 28 isoform X3, which produces MKEKGEHGQKAAATGDLVINQLREITGIQDPQVLHSALNASQGDVGLAVGLLTSQPPEVQDPGDPQESKTSDETWESQKVEVKVNSDELQTAIELSLQESHNAQQEEKDLNRVLEASAEENLARIKRMKRSEGQTDMSSPADWIRQDDWPVGIRNVGNTCWFSAVIQSLFHLPVFRRLVLNYRLSERILEKCKSHSDKRNIAFMQELRCLFALMVGSTRRFVDPSAAVELLRDAFRTSEAQQDVSEFSHKLLDWLEDAFQLAANGSDAADKQQNPMVQLFYGTFVTERKIDGKTLCNIEQFGQYPLQVNGFNNLYECLEGAMVEKEIESLHSDHSIPSGRECVYLSLQRWFKKLPPVLTFELSRFEFNTQLGRPEKIHKKLEFPPIIHMDRYLHKNIEQMHERRRDVKKLKDQLAALQQELECYRNYGSGPTKYPLADMLQFVLEFATTKPINVTAAEDPRPSSPSPSQPGQPVGEATSQDTRDTEPPEGLVSSCQRTPIYKPFTQCRPPIECPPHPAPHSITDEELHFVKTCLQRWRAEVENDINELKANIDRLSQMLESMYSDNRLCQVPYRLHAVLVHEGQASAGHYWAYIYDHANQRWMKYNDINISESSWEELERDSFGGMTNASAYCLMYIDDRLPNLITDDTDDETGQVLHGLDSLPSVLRRYVSEDNRWFQQELSEWEEQICQTASPQGESTSSAEPPAPCPDHLPQTVVEPAPQSGPPSEEPEQRPSSEPHPEPEPEQEMGDNLEHEDKQKEYTELTLPAPPKHSPSPPPDDDGSAAAVQSSQRSADVELHSQDPGDETQPKNPTPSDLHEEANVKEVLADHSHEADHHPEEPGEAAPHQEQNQEEPQDGQEGQVRQRHTENEVSEVDIPNVGRITVRADADGYNEEMMLTPAMQGVILAIAKARQTFDTEGPEAGLIKAFHEEYSRLYELSLEETSPQEDARLQHVLVYFFQNKAPKRIVERTLLEQFTDRNLSFDERAISIMREARSKLRLIKPEDMDMDEYLQWHDDYKLFRTVFVYLLTGLEHYQNRKMREALTYLTHAYEINTTLLKKGEKFAVEQTVITLFRRKCLTALNESATQLFCSGTEASVDEGVAIMDEVVIPCLHLMSRDPALSQEDQEAMERVRSHWCSCLSRSMDDLLQVKLGEFLPRVLDSSADAVVLKDPPQVHVNQAYDLCSRLAAVMESIHKSSVVAVK; this is translated from the exons atgaaagaaaagggcGAACATGGACAAAAGGCGGCGGCCACG GGTGACCTGGTGATCAACCAACTGAGGGAGATCACTGGAATCCAGGATCCACAGGTTCTCCATAGTGCCCTGAAT GCCAGTCAGGGGGACGTGGGACTTGCTGTAGGGCTGCTGACCAGCCAGCCTCCAGAAGTTCAGGATCCAGGAGATCCACAAGAGTCTAAAACCTCTGATGAGACCTGGGAGAGCCAGAAAG TAGAAGTTAAAGTTAATTCAG ATGAGCTGCAGACAGCGATTGAGCTCAGCCTGCAGGAATCCCACAATgctcagcaggaggagaaagaccTCAACAG GGTTTTGGAGGCCAGTGCAGAGGAGAATCTAGCCCGGAtcaagaggatgaagaggagtgaAGGTCAGACTGACATGAGTAGCCCCGCAGACTGGATCCGCCAGGACGACTGGCCCGTCGGCATCCGTAATGTGGGGAACACGTGCTGGTTCAGCGCCGTCATTCAG TCTTTGTTCCACCTGCCCGTCTTCAGGAGGTTGGTTCTCAACTACCGTCTGTCTGAGCGAATTCTGGAGAAGTGTAAGAGTCATTCT GACAAGAGGAATATCGCCTTCATGCAAGAGCTGCGCTGCCTGTTCGCCCTCATGGTTGGTTCTACCCGCAGGTTTGTGGATCCCTCAGCTGCTGTGGAGTTACTGAGGGATGCCTTCAGGACCAGCGAGGCCCAACAG GATGTGAGTGAGTTTTCCCACAAACTTCTGGACTGGCTGGAGGACGCATTTCAGCTGGCTGCCAATGGAAG TGATgctgcagacaaacagcagAATCCCATGGTCCAGCTGTTCTACGGTACCTTTGTCACGGAGAGAAAAATCGATG GTAAAACATTGTGTAACATCGAGCAGTTTGGTCAGTACCCCCTGCAGGTGAACGGGTTCAACAACCTTTACGAATGCCTGGAAGGTGCCATGGTTGAGAAGGAGATCGAGTCCCTGCATTCAGATCACAGCATCCCGTCAGGCCGCGAG TGTGTTTACTTATCTTTGCAGAGATGGTTCAAGAAATTACCGCCAGTGTTGACCTTTGAACTGTCGAGGTTTGAATTCAACACTCAGCTCGGTCGTCCTGAGAAGATCCACAAAAAGCTGGAGTTCCCACCGATCATCCACATGGACCG ATATCTTCACAAAAACATCGAACAGATGCACGAGAGGAGAAGAGACGTGAAGAAACTCAAGGATCAGCTCGCAGCACTTCAACAGGAACTTGAATG CTACAGGAACTACGGCTCAGGCCCCACCAAATACCCTCTTGCAGACATGTTACAGTTTGTTCTGGAGTTCGCCACCACTAAACCTATAAACGTAACTGCGGCTGAAGATCCGAGACCGTCTTCACCCTCACCATCTCAGCCCGGTCAACCCGTGGGTGAAGCCACTTCCCAAGACACCAG AGACACAGAACCACCAGAAGGCCTGGTGTCCAGCTGCCAGAGAACCCCTATTTACAAGCCCTTCACCCAGTGCCGACCACCCATCGAGTGCCCACCACATCCAGCTCCGCACAGCATCACCGATGAGGAGCTGCATTTCGTGAAGACCTGTCTACAGCGGTGGAGGGCTGAGGTTGAGAATGATATTAATG AGTTAAAGGCTAACATCGACAGGCTCAGCCAGATGCTGGAGAGCATGTACTCAGACAACAGACTTTGTCAG GTTCCCTACAGACTCCACGCTGTGCTCGTTCATGAAGGCCAGGCTTCAGCGGGGCATTACTGGGCCTACATCTATGACCATGCAAACCAGCGCTGGATGAAGTACAATGACATTAACATTAGCGAGTCGTCATGGGAGGAGCTTGAGCGAGACTCCTTTGGAGGAATGACCAATGCCAGTGCATACTGTCTGATGTATATAGATGACAGACTTCCCAACCTCATTACAG ATGACACAGATGATGAGACGGGTCAGGTTCTGCATGGACTGGACTCCTTGCCGTCGGTCCTCAGACGGTACGTCAGTGAAGATAACCGCTGGTTCCAGCAGGAGCTCAGTGAATGGGAGGAGCAGATCTGCCAGACGGCATCACCTCAGGGGGAGTCTACATCTTCTGCAGAGCCCCCTGCCCCCTGTCCAGACCACCTACCACAAACAGTGGTAGAACCAGCACCGCAATCGGGGCCCCCTTCTGAAGAACCAGAGCAGAGACCTTCTTCAGAGCCacatccagaaccagaaccagaacaagaAATGGGGGACAACTTGGAGCACGAAGACAAGCAAAAAG AGTATACAGAGTTAACTCTTCCAGCACCTCCAAAACACAGCCCCAGCCCTCCGCCCGATGACGACGGCAGCGCGGCAGCCGTGCAGTCCAGCCAGAGGTCAGCTGATGTGGAACTTCACTCTCAG gatcctggtgaTGAAACACAGCCCAAAAATCCGACACCGTCTGACCTCCATGAGGAGGCCAATGTCAAAGAGGTTTTGGCCGACCACAGTCATGAAGCTGACCACCATCCAGAGGAGCCTGGAGAAGCTGCGCCACATCAAGAACAAAACCAGGAGGAGCCGCAGGATGGGCAGGAGGGGCAGGTCAGGCAGCGACACACTGAAAACGAGGTGTCTGAAGTGGACATACCGAATGTGGGCCGGATCACCGTGCGAGCTGACGCTGATGGTTACAATGAAGAG ATGATGCTAACTCCAGCCATGCAGGGTGTTATTCTGGCCATCGCTAAGGCCAGACAGACTTTTGACACCGAGGGTCCAGAAGCGGGACTCATCAAG GCTTTCCACGAGGAGTACTCACGCTTGTACGAGCTCTCCCTGGAGGAGACATCTCCGCAGGAGGACGCTCGTCTGCAACACGTCCTGGTTTACTTCTTCCAGAATAAGGCACCTAAACGCATCGTTGAGAGGACTCTTCTGGAACAGTTCACAGACCGTAACCTGAGCTTTGATGAGAG GGCCATCAGCATCATGAGGGAGGCTCGATCAAAACTACGTCTGATCAAACCCGAAGACATGGACATGGATGAATACCTG CAGTGGCACGATGACTACAAACTCTTCAGAACCGTGTTTGTCTACCTGCTGACTGGACTGGAACACTACCAGAACCGGAA GATGCGTGAGGCGCTGACATACCTGACTCATGCGTATGAGATCAACACCACCCTCTTAAAGAAAGGGGAGAAATTTGCTGTTGAGCAGACTGTCATCACACTCTTTAGGAGGAAATGTCTCACG GCATTGAATGAGAGCGCGACACAGCTGTTCTGCAGTGGCACGGAAGCCAGCGTGGACGAAGGTGTCGCCATCATGGATGAGGTCGTTATTCCCTGCCTCCACCTGATGAGTAGGGATCCGGCTCTTTCCCAGGAGGATCAGGAGGCCATGGAAAGAGTCCGCAGCCACTGGTGCTCCTGTCTAAGCCGCAGCATGGACG ATTTGTTACAGGTGAAGTTGGGCGAGTTTCTCCCCAGAGTTCTGGATAGTTCTGCTGATGCTGTGGTTCTGAAAGACCCTCCTCAAGTCCATGTGAATCAGGCCTACGACCTGTGCAGCCGCCTGGCTGCCGTCATGGAGTCCATTCACAAGTCGTCTGTCGTGGCGGTCAAGTAA
- the usp28 gene encoding ubiquitin carboxyl-terminal hydrolase 28 isoform X5, protein MKEKGEHGQKAAATGDLVINQLREITGIQDPQVLHSALNASQGDVGLAVGLLTSQPPEVQDPGDPQESKTSDETWESQKVEVKVNSGLPEDELQTAIELSLQESHNAQQEEKDLNRVLEASAEENLARIKRMKRSEGQTDMSSPADWIRQDDWPVGIRNVGNTCWFSAVIQSLFHLPVFRRLVLNYRLSERILEKCKSHSDKRNIAFMQELRCLFALMVGSTRRFVDPSAAVELLRDAFRTSEAQQDVSEFSHKLLDWLEDAFQLAANGSDAADKQQNPMVQLFYGTFVTERKIDGKTLCNIEQFGQYPLQVNGFNNLYECLEGAMVEKEIESLHSDHSIPSGRERWFKKLPPVLTFELSRFEFNTQLGRPEKIHKKLEFPPIIHMDRYLHKNIEQMHERRRDVKKLKDQLAALQQELECYRNYGSGPTKYPLADMLQFVLEFATTKPINVTAAEDPRPSSPSPSQPGQPVGEATSQDTRDTEPPEGLVSSCQRTPIYKPFTQCRPPIECPPHPAPHSITDEELHFVKTCLQRWRAEVENDINELKANIDRLSQMLESMYSDNRLCQVPYRLHAVLVHEGQASAGHYWAYIYDHANQRWMKYNDINISESSWEELERDSFGGMTNASAYCLMYIDDRLPNLITDDTDDETGQVLHGLDSLPSVLRRYVSEDNRWFQQELSEWEEQICQTASPQGESTSSAEPPAPCPDHLPQTVVEPAPQSGPPSEEPEQRPSSEPHPEPEPEQEMGDNLEHEDKQKEYTELTLPAPPKHSPSPPPDDDGSAAAVQSSQRSADVELHSQDPGDETQPKNPTPSDLHEEANVKEVLADHSHEADHHPEEPGEAAPHQEQNQEEPQDGQEGQVRQRHTENEVSEVDIPNVGRITVRADADGYNEEMMLTPAMQGVILAIAKARQTFDTEGPEAGLIKAFHEEYSRLYELSLEETSPQEDARLQHVLVYFFQNKAPKRIVERTLLEQFTDRNLSFDERAISIMREARSKLRLIKPEDMDMDEYLQWHDDYKLFRTVFVYLLTGLEHYQNRKMREALTYLTHAYEINTTLLKKGEKFAVEQTVITLFRRKCLTALNESATQLFCSGTEASVDEGVAIMDEVVIPCLHLMSRDPALSQEDQEAMERVRSHWCSCLSRSMDDLLQVKLGEFLPRVLDSSADAVVLKDPPQVHVNQAYDLCSRLAAVMESIHKSSVVAVK, encoded by the exons atgaaagaaaagggcGAACATGGACAAAAGGCGGCGGCCACG GGTGACCTGGTGATCAACCAACTGAGGGAGATCACTGGAATCCAGGATCCACAGGTTCTCCATAGTGCCCTGAAT GCCAGTCAGGGGGACGTGGGACTTGCTGTAGGGCTGCTGACCAGCCAGCCTCCAGAAGTTCAGGATCCAGGAGATCCACAAGAGTCTAAAACCTCTGATGAGACCTGGGAGAGCCAGAAAG TAGAAGTTAAAGTTAATTCAG GACTTCCTGAAGATGAGCTGCAGACAGCGATTGAGCTCAGCCTGCAGGAATCCCACAATgctcagcaggaggagaaagaccTCAACAG GGTTTTGGAGGCCAGTGCAGAGGAGAATCTAGCCCGGAtcaagaggatgaagaggagtgaAGGTCAGACTGACATGAGTAGCCCCGCAGACTGGATCCGCCAGGACGACTGGCCCGTCGGCATCCGTAATGTGGGGAACACGTGCTGGTTCAGCGCCGTCATTCAG TCTTTGTTCCACCTGCCCGTCTTCAGGAGGTTGGTTCTCAACTACCGTCTGTCTGAGCGAATTCTGGAGAAGTGTAAGAGTCATTCT GACAAGAGGAATATCGCCTTCATGCAAGAGCTGCGCTGCCTGTTCGCCCTCATGGTTGGTTCTACCCGCAGGTTTGTGGATCCCTCAGCTGCTGTGGAGTTACTGAGGGATGCCTTCAGGACCAGCGAGGCCCAACAG GATGTGAGTGAGTTTTCCCACAAACTTCTGGACTGGCTGGAGGACGCATTTCAGCTGGCTGCCAATGGAAG TGATgctgcagacaaacagcagAATCCCATGGTCCAGCTGTTCTACGGTACCTTTGTCACGGAGAGAAAAATCGATG GTAAAACATTGTGTAACATCGAGCAGTTTGGTCAGTACCCCCTGCAGGTGAACGGGTTCAACAACCTTTACGAATGCCTGGAAGGTGCCATGGTTGAGAAGGAGATCGAGTCCCTGCATTCAGATCACAGCATCCCGTCAGGCCGCGAG AGATGGTTCAAGAAATTACCGCCAGTGTTGACCTTTGAACTGTCGAGGTTTGAATTCAACACTCAGCTCGGTCGTCCTGAGAAGATCCACAAAAAGCTGGAGTTCCCACCGATCATCCACATGGACCG ATATCTTCACAAAAACATCGAACAGATGCACGAGAGGAGAAGAGACGTGAAGAAACTCAAGGATCAGCTCGCAGCACTTCAACAGGAACTTGAATG CTACAGGAACTACGGCTCAGGCCCCACCAAATACCCTCTTGCAGACATGTTACAGTTTGTTCTGGAGTTCGCCACCACTAAACCTATAAACGTAACTGCGGCTGAAGATCCGAGACCGTCTTCACCCTCACCATCTCAGCCCGGTCAACCCGTGGGTGAAGCCACTTCCCAAGACACCAG AGACACAGAACCACCAGAAGGCCTGGTGTCCAGCTGCCAGAGAACCCCTATTTACAAGCCCTTCACCCAGTGCCGACCACCCATCGAGTGCCCACCACATCCAGCTCCGCACAGCATCACCGATGAGGAGCTGCATTTCGTGAAGACCTGTCTACAGCGGTGGAGGGCTGAGGTTGAGAATGATATTAATG AGTTAAAGGCTAACATCGACAGGCTCAGCCAGATGCTGGAGAGCATGTACTCAGACAACAGACTTTGTCAG GTTCCCTACAGACTCCACGCTGTGCTCGTTCATGAAGGCCAGGCTTCAGCGGGGCATTACTGGGCCTACATCTATGACCATGCAAACCAGCGCTGGATGAAGTACAATGACATTAACATTAGCGAGTCGTCATGGGAGGAGCTTGAGCGAGACTCCTTTGGAGGAATGACCAATGCCAGTGCATACTGTCTGATGTATATAGATGACAGACTTCCCAACCTCATTACAG ATGACACAGATGATGAGACGGGTCAGGTTCTGCATGGACTGGACTCCTTGCCGTCGGTCCTCAGACGGTACGTCAGTGAAGATAACCGCTGGTTCCAGCAGGAGCTCAGTGAATGGGAGGAGCAGATCTGCCAGACGGCATCACCTCAGGGGGAGTCTACATCTTCTGCAGAGCCCCCTGCCCCCTGTCCAGACCACCTACCACAAACAGTGGTAGAACCAGCACCGCAATCGGGGCCCCCTTCTGAAGAACCAGAGCAGAGACCTTCTTCAGAGCCacatccagaaccagaaccagaacaagaAATGGGGGACAACTTGGAGCACGAAGACAAGCAAAAAG AGTATACAGAGTTAACTCTTCCAGCACCTCCAAAACACAGCCCCAGCCCTCCGCCCGATGACGACGGCAGCGCGGCAGCCGTGCAGTCCAGCCAGAGGTCAGCTGATGTGGAACTTCACTCTCAG gatcctggtgaTGAAACACAGCCCAAAAATCCGACACCGTCTGACCTCCATGAGGAGGCCAATGTCAAAGAGGTTTTGGCCGACCACAGTCATGAAGCTGACCACCATCCAGAGGAGCCTGGAGAAGCTGCGCCACATCAAGAACAAAACCAGGAGGAGCCGCAGGATGGGCAGGAGGGGCAGGTCAGGCAGCGACACACTGAAAACGAGGTGTCTGAAGTGGACATACCGAATGTGGGCCGGATCACCGTGCGAGCTGACGCTGATGGTTACAATGAAGAG ATGATGCTAACTCCAGCCATGCAGGGTGTTATTCTGGCCATCGCTAAGGCCAGACAGACTTTTGACACCGAGGGTCCAGAAGCGGGACTCATCAAG GCTTTCCACGAGGAGTACTCACGCTTGTACGAGCTCTCCCTGGAGGAGACATCTCCGCAGGAGGACGCTCGTCTGCAACACGTCCTGGTTTACTTCTTCCAGAATAAGGCACCTAAACGCATCGTTGAGAGGACTCTTCTGGAACAGTTCACAGACCGTAACCTGAGCTTTGATGAGAG GGCCATCAGCATCATGAGGGAGGCTCGATCAAAACTACGTCTGATCAAACCCGAAGACATGGACATGGATGAATACCTG CAGTGGCACGATGACTACAAACTCTTCAGAACCGTGTTTGTCTACCTGCTGACTGGACTGGAACACTACCAGAACCGGAA GATGCGTGAGGCGCTGACATACCTGACTCATGCGTATGAGATCAACACCACCCTCTTAAAGAAAGGGGAGAAATTTGCTGTTGAGCAGACTGTCATCACACTCTTTAGGAGGAAATGTCTCACG GCATTGAATGAGAGCGCGACACAGCTGTTCTGCAGTGGCACGGAAGCCAGCGTGGACGAAGGTGTCGCCATCATGGATGAGGTCGTTATTCCCTGCCTCCACCTGATGAGTAGGGATCCGGCTCTTTCCCAGGAGGATCAGGAGGCCATGGAAAGAGTCCGCAGCCACTGGTGCTCCTGTCTAAGCCGCAGCATGGACG ATTTGTTACAGGTGAAGTTGGGCGAGTTTCTCCCCAGAGTTCTGGATAGTTCTGCTGATGCTGTGGTTCTGAAAGACCCTCCTCAAGTCCATGTGAATCAGGCCTACGACCTGTGCAGCCGCCTGGCTGCCGTCATGGAGTCCATTCACAAGTCGTCTGTCGTGGCGGTCAAGTAA